The following are encoded together in the Pseudoalteromonas shioyasakiensis genome:
- a CDS encoding ABC transporter ATP-binding protein, with translation MLTMNNISKVYQTDMVQTHALRDFNLQVEEGEFIAVTGPSGSGKTTFLNIAGMLEPFSEGQYMLDGIDVGKLNDNQRADLRNQKIGFIFQGFNLIPDLNLYENIEVPLRYRGIKAAERKRRIEQCLEQVGLASRAKHLPQQLSGGQQQRVAIARALAGEPRFLLADEPTGNLDSLMARQVMELLEQINRDGATIIMVTHDPELARRAPRNIQVVDGQLADFTLYQGTQNLKAAGV, from the coding sequence ATGCTTACAATGAACAACATCAGCAAAGTGTATCAAACAGATATGGTACAAACGCACGCCCTTCGCGACTTTAATCTACAAGTTGAAGAAGGTGAGTTTATCGCCGTAACGGGCCCAAGTGGCTCAGGTAAAACCACATTTTTAAACATCGCCGGTATGTTAGAACCATTTAGCGAAGGCCAATACATGTTAGATGGTATTGACGTGGGTAAACTAAACGACAACCAGCGTGCAGATCTTCGAAACCAAAAAATTGGTTTTATTTTCCAAGGTTTTAACCTGATCCCAGATTTGAACCTCTATGAAAATATTGAAGTACCACTGCGTTATCGCGGTATCAAAGCTGCTGAGCGTAAACGCCGAATCGAGCAATGCTTAGAGCAAGTTGGTTTAGCATCACGTGCTAAGCACTTACCGCAACAACTTTCTGGTGGTCAACAACAACGTGTGGCTATTGCCAGAGCCCTTGCTGGTGAACCGCGCTTTTTACTTGCCGATGAGCCAACTGGTAATTTAGATAGCTTAATGGCGCGTCAAGTGATGGAGCTACTTGAGCAAATCAATCGTGATGGCGCAACCATCATCATGGTTACCCATGATCCTGAACTTGCCCGCAGAGCACCACGTAACATCCAAGTTGTTGATGGCCAACTAGCTGACTTCACCTTGTATCAAGGCACTCAAAACCTTAAAGCGGCTGGAGTGTAA
- a CDS encoding ABC transporter permease, whose translation MLEIKPIFHALCRSKVGAILLLIQIAITTAIVSNAAFIIQDRISYLSQETGYPEQDIFVFNVMMFGKDVSPSQQYELDEAMLRQIPGVVDAAYSSNTPLSGSGSSSDFSLKPAPEESKSARTSYMFIDEHGINTYGVKLIGGRNYTEDEVIVTDNYDELSKVTVVTKTLLDELFPDGNGLGQTVYFGDIPMKIIGVIDLMKGPWLKDSRPDNVALLPFIKPGTNARFVVRTEPGQRQSVMNRVEEAMLKNYNKRVISRIRGLDDDKESYMAEDTLMMRMLIVLITILVLVTALGIFGLTLFNISKRTKQIGTRRALGARKSAIISYFLVENAMICVVGLVIGVIAAVYLGQLLMQHFSIAQLDISYVLATALAVFVMSLLAVLAPAKRAANISPSIATRTI comes from the coding sequence ATGTTAGAAATTAAACCTATCTTTCACGCCTTATGCCGCTCAAAAGTTGGCGCTATTTTATTACTGATCCAAATTGCCATCACCACTGCAATTGTTAGTAATGCGGCGTTTATTATTCAAGACAGGATTAGCTATTTAAGCCAAGAAACAGGCTACCCTGAACAAGACATTTTCGTTTTTAATGTCATGATGTTTGGCAAAGATGTGTCACCGTCTCAGCAATATGAGCTTGATGAAGCCATGCTTCGTCAAATACCTGGGGTAGTCGATGCTGCTTATTCGAGCAACACACCGCTTTCGGGCAGTGGTTCTTCGTCTGATTTTAGCTTAAAACCAGCACCTGAAGAGAGTAAATCAGCCCGTACTTCATACATGTTTATCGATGAGCATGGTATCAATACCTATGGTGTAAAACTCATTGGTGGGCGTAACTACACCGAAGATGAAGTGATTGTCACCGATAACTATGATGAGCTTTCAAAAGTAACCGTTGTCACTAAAACTCTACTCGATGAGCTATTCCCTGACGGCAATGGTTTAGGCCAAACTGTCTATTTTGGTGATATTCCAATGAAAATAATTGGTGTAATTGATCTTATGAAGGGCCCATGGCTTAAAGACAGCCGCCCAGATAACGTAGCACTGCTGCCTTTTATTAAGCCTGGTACAAATGCACGTTTTGTGGTTAGAACAGAGCCTGGTCAACGTCAATCAGTCATGAACCGTGTTGAAGAAGCCATGCTGAAAAACTACAACAAACGTGTAATTTCTCGCATTCGTGGCTTAGATGACGATAAAGAGTCATACATGGCAGAAGATACATTAATGATGCGCATGCTGATTGTACTTATTACTATTTTAGTGTTGGTGACGGCCCTGGGTATTTTCGGCCTAACGCTATTCAATATTAGTAAGCGCACTAAACAAATAGGTACTCGCCGCGCTTTAGGCGCCAGAAAATCTGCCATCATCAGCTACTTCTTAGTTGAAAACGCCATGATATGTGTTGTTGGCTTGGTGATTGGTGTGATTGCTGCCGTGTATTTAGGGCAATTACTGATGCAGCACTTTTCAATTGCTCAGCTTGATATTAGTTACGTACTTGCTACAGCGCTGGCAGTGTTCGTTATGAGTTTATTAGCGGTACTTGCCCCTGCAAAACGGGCTGCGAATATCTCACCGAGCATTGCAACTCGAACAATTTAG
- a CDS encoding efflux RND transporter periplasmic adaptor subunit: MIKDTSAQDITVAKKNTIKKPLIIAAGVILVGALGFQALFASNDGSISVDAASLQISEVSQKTLTRDVAASGKIVAANAPKVYSPERGFVDLKVKAGDSVEVNEVIATVTSPELTNELKQQQSVLARLEGELQRKQLEARRQKLSLTKALDLAQVELNAADRENRRAKISIEKHLISQIDLEKAVDDLARAKLSYKHAEQEVSLAKDTLAFELKAAERDLARQQLIVDDLLRQVNELTITASVSGIVGNLLVQQKEAVTQSQPLMTLVDLSNFEAELQVPESYANELGLGMQVELTLGARHVTGTLSAISPEVNNREVTTRVRFDNEISGIRQNQRLTARILLENRDDVLQVKRGAFLQQGGTHAYKVDGDMAYLIDIKTGASSINAVEIIEGVEPGDKLIISNYDRFKKASTLVLR; the protein is encoded by the coding sequence ATGATTAAGGATACCAGTGCCCAAGATATTACCGTGGCTAAGAAAAACACCATTAAAAAGCCACTAATAATTGCTGCAGGTGTAATACTTGTTGGTGCTCTCGGCTTTCAAGCATTGTTTGCCAGTAACGATGGCAGCATTTCGGTTGATGCAGCAAGCCTACAAATTAGTGAAGTAAGCCAAAAGACACTCACCAGAGATGTAGCAGCAAGCGGTAAAATCGTTGCAGCTAATGCGCCAAAGGTTTACAGCCCTGAACGCGGCTTTGTCGATTTAAAAGTAAAAGCCGGTGATAGCGTTGAAGTAAATGAAGTGATCGCAACCGTAACCAGCCCTGAGCTAACCAACGAGCTAAAACAACAACAATCAGTATTAGCGCGATTAGAAGGCGAATTACAGCGCAAGCAACTTGAAGCGCGTAGACAAAAACTAAGTCTGACTAAAGCGCTCGATTTAGCGCAAGTTGAACTCAATGCTGCAGATAGAGAAAACCGCCGAGCTAAAATCTCAATCGAAAAACATTTAATTAGCCAAATAGATTTAGAAAAAGCGGTTGATGACTTAGCCCGTGCCAAGCTTTCATATAAGCACGCCGAGCAAGAAGTCAGCTTAGCTAAAGATACCCTCGCATTTGAGCTAAAAGCAGCAGAGCGTGATCTGGCACGTCAGCAACTAATTGTTGATGACTTACTCAGACAAGTAAATGAACTCACTATTACCGCGAGTGTAAGCGGCATTGTGGGTAACTTATTAGTGCAACAAAAAGAAGCGGTCACACAAAGCCAACCATTAATGACATTGGTCGATTTAAGTAACTTTGAAGCAGAACTGCAAGTACCAGAAAGCTACGCCAATGAGCTGGGTCTTGGTATGCAAGTTGAGCTTACTTTAGGTGCTCGTCATGTCACAGGCACCCTATCGGCTATTTCGCCTGAAGTGAATAACCGCGAGGTCACAACCCGCGTACGCTTTGACAATGAGATTTCTGGAATTCGCCAAAACCAACGCTTAACCGCACGTATTTTACTAGAGAATCGCGACGATGTATTGCAAGTAAAACGCGGCGCTTTCTTACAACAAGGTGGCACCCATGCTTATAAAGTTGATGGTGACATGGCTTATTTAATCGATATAAAAACCGGTGCAAGCAGTATCAATGCTGTGGAGATAATTGAAGGTGTAGAGCCTGGCGATAAGTTAATTATCTCAAACTACGATCGCTTTAAAAAAGCATCCACACTGGTTTTACGCTAA
- a CDS encoding ABC transporter permease, which yields MFLHYLDLSWRSFKRTPLVSFLMVLAIAIGIGVTMTSLSVYHMMSADPIPEKSSDLYSVQLQTMDEGRTWWTVDNMPLQLTYQDAVNLNQAKAGGKRVTMVRTGFSVYLDSDKVKPFIGQARLTTPDFFDMFNLSFIYGGVWSEQQEADAAPVVVINKELNDKLFAGENPVGKMVYLDDASYEVIGVIDDWNITTKYYDLNNGAFNKTEQLFLPFSLMKARQLENWGNTNGWKHEKTNTFNDKLNSEMVWLQFWVELKTPAEKQAYQDFLMAYMQEQQKLGRFNREKLTATLRDVNEWMQYNNVVSEDNEILVGLSFMFLAVCLANILGLLLAKFLRRAPEVGVRRALGASKRQIFFQHIVEVAMLGFLGGILGIILAQVGLLGVRQSYSYYQSLATMDLTMLLSAPVIAISTCIIAGLYPAWLVCKTNPAIYLKSQ from the coding sequence ATGTTCCTTCATTATTTAGATTTAAGCTGGCGCAGCTTTAAGCGCACGCCACTTGTGAGCTTTTTAATGGTATTGGCCATTGCCATTGGTATTGGCGTAACCATGACCAGTTTATCTGTGTATCACATGATGTCGGCAGACCCTATTCCTGAAAAAAGTAGCGACCTTTATTCTGTTCAGTTACAAACCATGGATGAAGGCCGTACGTGGTGGACAGTCGATAACATGCCACTGCAATTAACTTATCAAGATGCAGTTAACCTTAATCAAGCCAAAGCTGGTGGCAAGCGTGTCACTATGGTTAGAACGGGTTTTTCGGTTTACTTAGACTCAGACAAAGTTAAACCATTTATTGGTCAAGCTCGCCTTACCACCCCAGACTTTTTCGATATGTTCAACTTATCGTTTATTTATGGTGGAGTTTGGAGCGAGCAACAAGAAGCCGATGCAGCACCTGTTGTAGTGATCAATAAAGAATTAAACGACAAACTCTTTGCTGGTGAAAACCCAGTAGGCAAAATGGTGTACCTCGATGATGCTAGTTACGAAGTCATTGGCGTGATTGATGATTGGAATATCACCACCAAATACTATGACCTAAATAACGGTGCATTTAATAAAACCGAACAACTGTTTTTACCCTTTAGCTTAATGAAAGCACGCCAGCTTGAGAACTGGGGTAATACCAATGGTTGGAAACACGAAAAAACCAATACCTTTAACGACAAGCTCAATTCTGAAATGGTGTGGTTACAATTTTGGGTTGAACTAAAAACACCTGCAGAAAAACAAGCTTACCAAGACTTTTTAATGGCCTATATGCAAGAGCAACAAAAGCTAGGTCGTTTTAACCGCGAAAAATTAACCGCTACTTTACGCGATGTAAATGAGTGGATGCAGTACAACAATGTCGTTAGCGAAGACAACGAAATTCTGGTTGGCCTAAGCTTTATGTTTTTAGCGGTATGCCTTGCCAACATTTTAGGTTTATTACTAGCGAAGTTTTTACGCCGCGCTCCTGAGGTTGGTGTTCGCCGTGCATTAGGTGCCAGCAAACGCCAAATATTCTTTCAACATATTGTTGAGGTAGCGATGTTAGGTTTCTTAGGTGGCATCTTGGGTATTATTTTGGCGCAAGTGGGCTTATTAGGCGTTCGTCAAAGCTATAGCTACTACCAAAGCTTAGCCACTATGGATTTAACCATGCTGCTCAGCGCACCGGTGATTGCAATAAGCACCTGTATTATTGCGGGTCTGTACCCTGCTTGGCTGGTATGTAAAACCAACCCTGCTATTTATCTTAAGAGCCAATAA
- the gltB gene encoding glutamate synthase large subunit, whose amino-acid sequence MLYDSKLEKDNCGFGLIAQVNGQASHRLIRTAITGLDRMEHRGGISADGKTGDGCGLLMQKPDSFFRAIASEHDWHLGKNYAVGMVFLNADPVLAQTAKDVLSEELEKETLSIQGWRVVPTDASCLGPIAKKQLPGFEQIFVSAPEGWRPKDLERRLYVARRRAEKRLENDEHFYIASLSGLVTVYKGLMMPVDLPNFYLDLADIRMTSAICVFHQRFSTNTQPRWPLAQPFRYLAHNGEINTIQGNRQWARARAYKFASPLIPDLQSAAPFVNESGSDSSSLDNMLELFLAGGMDLFRAMRMLVPPAWQKNRAMDDDLRAFYDFNSMHMEPWDGPAGIVMSDGRFAACNLDRNGLRPARYVITQDGFITLASEVGIWDYAPDEVVEKGRVGPGELLVIDTHQGKIWHSDEIDQDLKSRHPYKAWLEANVKRLTPFEQLSEKDAGNRSFDDETLLKYQKMFGYTNEELDSVIRVMGENGQEATGSMGDDTPFAVLSEGHRSLFDYFRQKFAQVTNPPIDPLRENHVMSLATCIGSEQNVFNETTGHAKRLQFDTPILMYADMQQLINADDEHYSYCKIDITYTLEEGLENAITRICDEAQEKAASGCVMLILSDRNFSETHLPIPAAMAVGSIQKRLVDNNLRCESNIIIESGSVRDAHQFAVLLGFGATAIYPYLAYESLVAMSDKKTLNKSYCEVTLAYRNAINKGLYKIMSKMGISTVASYRCSMLFEAVGLSDAVVETCFNGVASRIKGACFTDFDDDQRKLHKLAFSKRKLLSHGGLLKYVHGGEYHAYNPDVIQTLQKAVRSGDYKDYLAYADLVNNRPITNLRDMLAVKIPDTGVSVDDVEPATELYKRFDSAAMSIGALSPEAHEALAIAMNRLGGCSNSGEGGEDKLRYGTEKNSRIKQVASGRFGVTPHYLRSADVIQIKVAQGAKPGEGGQLPGEKVTPYIAKLRYSVPGVTLISPPPHHDIYSIEDLAQLIFDLKQVNPDALISVKLVSEPGVGTIATGVAKAYADLITIAGYDGGTGASPLTSVKYAGSPWELGLAETQQALVENGLRHRIRLQTDGGLKTGLDIIKAAILGAESFGFGTGPMVALGCKYLRICHLNNCATGVATQDDTLRQKHYHGLPEMAMNYFKFIAEEARQIMASLGVTRLTDLIGRLDLLEAIEGNTEKQKKVDLSSVIAVPNNPTGETLYCSVPNSSHYLGQLNETLLEKAKQAIDEKSGISLVNRICNTDRSVGAMLSGYIASKHGNQGMAADPVSIELHGTAGQSFGVWNAGGLEMTLVGDANDYVGKGMAGGKLVIRPPLGSSFESHKATIAGNTCLYGATGGKLFAAGCAGERFAVRNSGVQAVVEGVGDNGCEYMTGGVVCVLGKVGINFGAGMTGGFAYILDEGNDFEKRINPELVEVVTLEGLASQQEHLRGLIAEHLELTGSNRAEQILANFDLYMPMFKLVKPKSSDVKSLLGHRARSSAELRVQAQ is encoded by the coding sequence ATGTTATACGACTCAAAATTAGAAAAAGATAATTGTGGCTTTGGCTTAATAGCCCAGGTCAATGGTCAGGCGAGTCACCGCTTGATTCGAACAGCAATCACTGGCTTAGATCGCATGGAACACCGTGGTGGTATTTCTGCTGATGGTAAAACAGGTGATGGCTGTGGTTTATTAATGCAAAAACCTGATAGTTTCTTTCGTGCTATTGCCAGCGAACATGATTGGCACCTAGGAAAGAACTACGCCGTAGGCATGGTATTTTTAAATGCCGATCCTGTACTTGCGCAAACAGCTAAAGATGTGTTGAGTGAAGAACTCGAAAAAGAAACCTTGAGCATTCAAGGCTGGCGCGTAGTACCTACCGATGCGTCATGTTTAGGGCCAATTGCAAAAAAACAACTACCAGGCTTTGAACAAATTTTTGTTAGCGCACCAGAAGGCTGGCGTCCAAAAGATTTAGAACGTCGCCTGTATGTAGCGCGTCGTCGTGCTGAAAAGCGTCTCGAAAACGATGAACATTTTTATATTGCCAGTTTATCTGGTTTAGTTACTGTCTATAAAGGCTTAATGATGCCTGTAGACTTACCTAACTTTTATTTGGACTTAGCTGACATTCGCATGACTAGTGCGATTTGTGTATTTCACCAACGTTTCTCTACTAATACACAACCTCGTTGGCCACTGGCGCAACCATTTCGCTATTTAGCGCATAATGGTGAAATTAATACGATTCAAGGTAACCGCCAATGGGCACGTGCCCGGGCGTATAAGTTTGCCTCACCACTTATTCCTGATTTGCAATCAGCAGCACCATTCGTTAACGAAAGCGGCTCTGACTCTTCTAGCTTAGATAATATGCTTGAGTTGTTCTTAGCAGGTGGCATGGATTTATTCCGTGCAATGCGTATGCTTGTGCCGCCAGCATGGCAGAAAAACCGCGCCATGGATGATGACCTACGTGCATTCTATGACTTTAACTCAATGCATATGGAACCATGGGATGGCCCAGCTGGTATTGTAATGTCTGACGGTCGTTTTGCTGCTTGTAACCTTGACCGTAACGGTTTACGCCCAGCGCGCTATGTAATCACTCAAGATGGTTTTATTACCCTTGCCTCAGAAGTAGGTATTTGGGACTACGCGCCAGACGAAGTGGTTGAGAAAGGCCGTGTTGGTCCTGGTGAGTTATTAGTTATTGATACTCATCAAGGTAAAATTTGGCATTCAGATGAGATTGACCAAGACCTTAAGTCACGCCATCCATATAAAGCATGGCTTGAAGCAAACGTTAAGCGTTTAACGCCATTTGAACAGTTATCTGAAAAAGATGCGGGTAACCGTTCTTTTGATGACGAAACACTGCTTAAGTATCAAAAAATGTTTGGCTACACCAACGAAGAGCTTGATAGCGTGATTCGTGTAATGGGTGAAAATGGTCAAGAAGCAACAGGTTCAATGGGCGATGACACGCCATTTGCGGTACTGTCAGAAGGCCATCGGTCACTGTTTGATTACTTCCGACAAAAATTTGCGCAAGTAACCAATCCACCAATTGATCCGCTTCGCGAAAACCATGTTATGTCATTGGCAACCTGTATTGGTAGTGAGCAAAACGTATTTAACGAAACAACCGGCCACGCTAAGCGTTTACAGTTTGATACGCCGATTTTGATGTACGCTGATATGCAACAACTGATCAATGCTGACGATGAGCATTACAGCTACTGTAAAATTGATATCACTTACACACTAGAAGAAGGCTTAGAAAACGCAATCACACGTATTTGTGATGAAGCACAAGAAAAAGCAGCGTCAGGCTGTGTCATGCTTATTTTAAGTGACCGTAACTTTAGTGAAACGCATTTGCCGATCCCGGCTGCGATGGCGGTTGGTTCAATTCAAAAGCGTTTAGTCGATAATAACTTACGTTGTGAATCTAATATCATCATCGAATCGGGCAGTGTCCGTGATGCGCACCAATTTGCGGTATTACTTGGCTTTGGTGCAACGGCAATTTATCCGTACCTTGCTTATGAATCATTAGTTGCAATGAGTGACAAAAAGACCCTGAACAAGAGCTATTGCGAAGTAACGCTTGCTTATCGTAATGCGATTAATAAGGGTTTGTATAAAATTATGTCGAAAATGGGTATCAGTACTGTCGCTTCGTACCGCTGCTCAATGTTATTTGAGGCAGTTGGTTTATCAGATGCGGTTGTAGAAACCTGTTTTAACGGTGTAGCTAGTCGTATCAAAGGGGCCTGTTTCACTGATTTTGATGATGACCAACGTAAACTTCATAAACTGGCATTTAGTAAACGTAAGTTATTAAGTCATGGTGGCTTACTAAAATATGTTCACGGTGGTGAGTACCACGCGTATAACCCAGATGTTATTCAAACACTGCAAAAAGCAGTGCGCTCTGGGGATTATAAAGATTACTTAGCATATGCTGATTTAGTAAATAACCGCCCGATCACCAATTTACGTGACATGCTAGCGGTGAAAATCCCTGATACAGGTGTGAGTGTTGACGACGTAGAACCTGCAACTGAGCTTTACAAACGTTTTGACTCAGCAGCAATGAGTATTGGTGCATTATCGCCAGAAGCACATGAAGCACTCGCGATTGCAATGAACCGCTTAGGTGGTTGTTCAAACTCTGGTGAAGGTGGTGAAGACAAGCTTCGCTACGGTACAGAGAAAAACTCACGTATTAAGCAAGTTGCTTCAGGCCGTTTTGGTGTAACACCACATTACTTACGCAGCGCTGATGTAATTCAGATTAAAGTGGCGCAAGGTGCAAAACCAGGTGAGGGTGGTCAATTACCGGGTGAAAAAGTAACGCCGTATATTGCAAAATTACGTTATTCAGTGCCGGGTGTGACCTTGATTTCACCTCCGCCACATCACGATATTTACTCGATTGAAGATTTAGCCCAGCTTATTTTCGATTTAAAGCAAGTAAACCCAGATGCACTGATCTCGGTGAAACTCGTTTCTGAACCGGGTGTAGGTACTATCGCAACTGGCGTAGCTAAAGCCTATGCCGATTTAATTACCATTGCTGGTTATGATGGTGGCACAGGTGCAAGCCCGCTTACTTCTGTTAAGTATGCAGGTAGCCCTTGGGAGCTTGGTCTTGCTGAAACCCAACAAGCGCTGGTAGAAAATGGTTTACGTCACCGTATTCGTCTGCAAACAGATGGTGGTCTGAAAACAGGTCTAGATATCATTAAGGCGGCTATTTTAGGTGCTGAAAGCTTTGGCTTTGGTACGGGTCCTATGGTGGCTCTTGGTTGTAAATACCTACGTATTTGTCACTTAAACAACTGTGCGACCGGTGTTGCGACGCAAGACGATACGCTGCGCCAAAAGCATTATCATGGCCTGCCAGAAATGGCGATGAACTACTTTAAGTTTATTGCCGAAGAAGCACGCCAAATTATGGCAAGCTTAGGTGTAACTCGTTTAACAGACTTAATTGGTCGTTTAGACTTACTTGAAGCAATTGAAGGCAACACAGAGAAACAAAAGAAAGTAGATCTGTCGTCTGTGATTGCTGTGCCTAACAACCCAACGGGTGAAACACTGTATTGTAGCGTTCCTAATAGCTCGCACTACTTAGGCCAGCTAAATGAAACCTTGCTTGAAAAAGCCAAGCAAGCAATTGACGAAAAATCGGGTATCTCGCTGGTTAACCGTATTTGCAATACAGACCGCTCAGTGGGCGCTATGTTATCGGGCTATATCGCTTCTAAACATGGTAACCAAGGTATGGCTGCAGATCCTGTCTCTATTGAGCTTCATGGTACAGCGGGTCAATCATTTGGTGTGTGGAATGCTGGTGGTCTTGAAATGACCCTCGTTGGTGATGCCAATGACTATGTTGGTAAAGGCATGGCTGGCGGCAAGTTAGTAATTCGCCCGCCACTGGGTTCATCTTTCGAAAGCCACAAAGCGACCATTGCCGGTAATACCTGTTTATATGGTGCAACGGGCGGTAAATTATTTGCAGCAGGCTGTGCCGGTGAGCGTTTTGCAGTGCGTAACTCAGGCGTACAAGCGGTAGTAGAAGGTGTTGGTGACAACGGCTGTGAATATATGACAGGTGGTGTGGTTTGCGTACTTGGCAAAGTAGGTATCAACTTTGGTGCAGGTATGACAGGTGGTTTTGCTTATATTCTTGATGAAGGCAACGACTTTGAAAAACGCATTAACCCAGAGCTTGTTGAAGTAGTTACGTTAGAAGGATTGGCATCGCAACAAGAACATTTACGCGGTCTAATTGCTGAGCATTTAGAGCTTACAGGCTCAAACCGCGCTGAGCAGATTTTAGCTAATTTTGATTTATACATGCCGATGTTTAAATTAGTTAAGCCAAAATCTAGTGATGTAAAAAGTTTACTCGGACACCGAGCGCGCAGCAGCGCAGAGCTTCGTGTTCAGGCTCAGTAA
- a CDS encoding sigma-54-dependent transcriptional regulator, protein MEKILIVDDNPAILDALSLLLEIHGFDVVTASNPFEAIQAVQYQRIALVIQDMNFTADTTSGEEGKELFYALRDINPHLPIILITAWTELSTAVELVKAGAADYLPKPWDDAKLLTCVNNLIELGKAKQQNETFTRHQQERDASVQQADLVGLVYKSTAMEHIVNLAIQVAKSDISVLITGPNGSGKERIAHIIQANSLLADKPFITVNAGALPSELIEAELFGAEAGAYTGITKQRIGRFEAADGGTLFLDEIGNLPLSGQMKLLRILQTGEFERLGSTQTRKVNVRVISATNEDLNHAIKAGQFREDLYYRLNVIELNLPSLAHRPDDILALVAHFLPERTLSLSTEKALLAHSWPGNVRELENACKRAAVLKPTGVIELADFGLQVETNTPTQTRAEPNKQEIELAMREYKGVIAKVARHFGLSRQALYRRLDKFKIEY, encoded by the coding sequence ATGGAAAAAATACTGATCGTCGACGATAACCCAGCCATTTTGGATGCATTGTCGTTATTACTCGAAATTCACGGTTTTGATGTTGTTACAGCAAGTAACCCGTTTGAGGCAATTCAAGCCGTACAATACCAACGCATAGCGCTTGTTATTCAAGACATGAACTTCACCGCCGACACCACTTCCGGCGAAGAAGGCAAAGAACTTTTTTATGCCTTACGAGACATTAATCCTCACCTACCGATTATTTTGATCACCGCATGGACAGAGCTTTCTACTGCCGTTGAACTTGTCAAAGCAGGGGCTGCTGATTATTTACCAAAACCATGGGACGACGCCAAGCTACTTACTTGTGTAAATAACCTAATCGAGCTGGGTAAAGCAAAACAGCAAAACGAAACCTTTACACGCCACCAGCAAGAACGTGACGCATCCGTGCAACAAGCAGATTTGGTGGGTTTGGTTTATAAAAGTACCGCTATGGAGCACATTGTTAATCTTGCTATTCAAGTTGCTAAATCAGATATTTCAGTGCTGATCACAGGCCCCAACGGCAGTGGTAAAGAGCGCATTGCACACATAATACAGGCCAATTCATTATTAGCTGATAAACCCTTTATCACTGTTAATGCCGGTGCTTTACCAAGCGAGCTTATTGAGGCCGAGTTATTTGGTGCCGAAGCTGGCGCCTATACCGGTATTACAAAACAGCGTATTGGTCGTTTTGAAGCGGCCGATGGTGGCACTCTATTTTTAGACGAAATTGGTAACTTGCCACTTTCTGGGCAAATGAAATTATTACGCATTTTACAAACCGGTGAATTTGAACGTTTAGGTTCAACGCAAACACGTAAAGTGAATGTGCGGGTGATTTCAGCCACCAATGAAGATTTAAACCATGCAATTAAAGCAGGTCAATTTCGAGAAGATCTTTACTACCGCTTAAATGTAATTGAGTTAAATTTACCAAGCCTTGCCCATCGCCCAGATGATATTTTAGCTTTGGTCGCACACTTTTTACCTGAGCGCACACTGTCGCTTAGTACAGAAAAAGCCCTGCTCGCCCATAGCTGGCCGGGTAATGTTCGTGAGCTTGAAAATGCCTGTAAACGTGCTGCAGTTTTAAAACCCACAGGGGTGATTGAGCTTGCAGATTTTGGCTTACAAGTTGAAACAAACACCCCAACACAAACAAGAGCTGAGCCTAACAAACAAGAGATTGAGCTTGCCATGCGTGAGTACAAAGGGGTGATTGCTAAAGTGGCTCGCCATTTTGGCTTAAGCCGCCAAGCACTCTATCGCAGGCTTGATAAATTTAAGATTGAGTACTAA